One Ilumatobacter coccineus YM16-304 genomic window, CGTTGGTGGCCGACAGCCGAGCGCCGACGGCCGGTGCGCCGCTCGGCGCGTCGAAATCGTCGGGCCGCTGCTCGTCGATCACGGTCGGGTCGGTCATGATGCCACCTCACGGTAGACCGCCAACGTGCGTTCGGCGGCCACACCCCACGTCATTTCTGCGGCTCGTCGCCTCCCGCGCTCGACCATCGCCTCCGAATCGTCGAGCGCCGTGGCGATGCCCGCCTCGATCGACTCGACGTCGAACGGATCGACGAGGACGGCGGCGCCACCGGCGACCTCCTCGGTGGACGTGCCCCGACTGGTCACCACCGGGCACCCTCGGGCCATCGCTTCGAGCACCGGCAGACCGAATCCCTCCCGCTCACTGGGGTAGGCGAAGACCGTGGCGGCGGCGTAGAGCGCGTGGAGTTCGTCGTCGGTCCGGAATCCGACGAAGCGCACGTCGGCGTCGGTCGACACCTCGACGTCGCCCCACCCGTCGGCGCCGCAGACGACGAGCGGCAACGCATCGTCACAGGTGCGTTGGATCGCGGCCATCGCCTCGGAGAGCCGCCGGAGGTTCTTGCGCGGCTCGATCGTGCCGACGAACAACACGAACCGCTCGGGGAGGTCGAGCGCCTGCCGCACCCGCGCCACGGCGTCGTCGTCGATCACGACGTTCGCGTCGACGCCGAGGGGCACGAGTCGCAACCGGTCGGCAGCGACGCCGAGGTCGACGAGGTCGTCGAACGTCGCCTGGCTCGAACACACGATCTTGGCCGCCCGGCGCCGCATGACGGCGAGGCTGCGCTGCATCACCCGCGCTCCGTGTTTCGTGAACTTCTCGGGGCTGTGCACGAACGCGACGTCGTGCAGGGTCACCACGAGTGGGCTGGCGGTCGCCGCCGGGATCAGCCCGGTCGCGTGCACGACGTCGACGGCGCCGGTGACCGACTCGACCTTGGGCCAGTTGAGGCGGGTCCATGCCTCGTAGAGCCACGGGCGTGCGAGGGGCAACATCGCGACCGGACCGCCGGGAACGTACGGAGGGCGAGGCGGGACGGGATGCTTGCCCGCGACGAAGCGCAGGTCGACGTCGTCACGGCGGAGGAGTTCGTCGGCCACCGCGAGCGCTGCGACCGCTGTGCCGCCCGGCGTGTCGTGCCAACACTGCTCGACGGCATAGGCCACGCGGATCGGAGCGCTCACCGTTGCAGTCTGGCAGTTGCGAGTCCGAATGATCGCGACGACGTCGTCGCAGGCTGCTCACCACGTCGGACCCGACCACCGTCGACGTCGGCCCGGCTGCCGCGATCGGGTGAGTTCAGATGACGCCGGCGGCGCGCGCTGCCTCGGCGTACTTCGCTGCAAGCGTCTCGACCGTTTCGTGGGCGTTGAGTCCGCTGGGATTCGGCACGAGCCACAAACTGCTTCCCTCGAAACCGTCGGGCTGCTCCCCCATCACCGCTCGCGGTTGACGAAAGGCGGTCCGGAACGCCGTGATACCGGCCACGGCGACGACCACGGGGCGGTGCTCGCGGACGAACCGACGAAGCGTTTCGCCGCCTTCGCGCAGTTCGTCGGCGGTGAGCTCGCTCGCCTTCGCCGTCGCCCGGTGCGCGACGTTCGTGATGCCGATGCCACGCTCGAGCAGATGGCGACGATCGACGTCGGACATCCCGCGGCCGCGATCGATGTCGCGTTCGATGATCCCCGCGAGCGACAGCGCCGGGTAGAAGCGGTTGCCGGGGTGAGCGAAGTGCGTGGCGGTCGCCGCCGTCCAGAGGCCGGGGTTGATCCCGACGAACAACAGCTTCAGGTCGGGGCCGACGAGATCGTCGACGTGTGAACCGATGTACGACTCGAGTTCGGCGCGCGTGAATCCCATGACGTCGCTAGTCGGGCAGGGCGATGATCGTGACCGTGCCGGCACCACCGTCGACTTCGATCAGTGCTCCGTCCGGGATCCGGCGCGTGGCGTCCTGCACCGAGATGGCGCACGGGATGCCGAGTTCTCGGCTCACGATGACGGCGTGACTCATCGAGGCGCCGACGTCGACGACCACCGCGTCGGCGGGCACGAACAACGGGGTCCAGCTCGGGTCGGTGAGCGGGGCGACGAGGACGTCACCGGGTTCGAGTCCTCGGGGGTCGCCGGGGTGCAGCACCACGCGAGCGATCCCGCGGGCGACGCCGGCACACCCGCCGAGCCCGGTGATGGTCTCGCCGACCACGACCGGTTCGAGCTGGTTGGAACGAAGCTCCCACTCGCTGATCGGCGGAATCGTGCCGTCGAAGTAGAACGGCGGGATGCGCTCGGCGAGTTCGGCGTGCACGCGGCGCCGCTCGGCGATCGTGTCGCTGAACGATCCGGGATCGGCCACGTAGTCGTCGAGTTCTTCCTCGATGAGATACCAGAGGTCGCCGCGCTCGCCGCCCGACTTGGCCGCGAGGCGCCGGTCGAGTTCCTGGCTGCCGAGTCGTGCACCGTGGATCGCCTTGACGATCGTCGTCTTCGCCCGCTCTCGCGCCTGCATGTGGAACCGAGCCGAGCGGAGCACGCGGGCGAACATCTTGCGCGTGGGCCAGCGCAGCTGCGACAGCACGTCGGCTTCGAGTGCCGCTCGTTCGGCAGCGAGCCGCTCGTGTTGCACGGTCGGAGCGTGCGATTCGTCGGTGAGCCGCATCCGGTCGATGAGGACGAGCGCGAGTTCGGGGTCGGTCTCCCACGTGTCGAACGCCGTGTCCCACTCGTTCGGGCCGCGCGAACCGAACTCGTCGAGAAAGGCACCGAACCGGGACTCGAACGCCGCCACGTCGCCGGCGTCGTCGTCCCGCAATCGCTCCACGATCCCTGCCACGCCTCGATCGAAGTGCGCCGTGAGCGTGGGCGACGAGCGGATCATCCGGCCGAGGTCCCACATGGCTGCCGACGGCGCCGCCGAGTCGACGTCGCCGAGTCCCGACATCAGGCGGGTCGCGATCGTCGGGTCGCCGAGTTGCTTCTCGCACATCTGGGTGAGCAGTGCCATCAGCGCACCGGCCCCGAACGACACGACGAGATGGGTCTCGAACCAGCCGCTGAAGCGCTCGATCAACTCGGCGGTCGAGGAGCCTCGCAGTTCGAGATCGGATGCCGTCTCACGGTCGGGCACCGACGCGAGGTACTCGGCGATTTCGGCCTCGTCGGCGTCGAGTTCGGGGATCTCGGTCCGCCCGGTGAGCTTCAGGATGTATCGGAGTCCGGCCAGCGACGCGCGGAGGTTCTTCTCGCCCGGCAGCGGGACGTGCGGGGGCGGGTCGCCCGCACCGAGAAAGCCCTGGTCGGCATCCAGCGCATCGCCTCCGGGAACGCGGGCCGCCGCGCGCCGTTGGATGCTGAGGTTGAGGTACGCGTAGCCGCCGAACACGCCGCTCCCGACCGCCGTGCTCAGAGGAATGCCGTCGAGTTCGTCGGGGCGGATCAGGCCACTCGTGAGGATGGCCCGACGCATCGCTCGCTCGCTCGCCTCCTGCGCGATCGAGAAACTGAGCGGCCGGTACACGAGGGGATACACCTCACCGGCGTTGCCGCGCGTGTAGATCGGGAACCGGTCGCTTGCGTCGGTACCCACCCAGACGCCGTCACCCGATTGCTCACCGACACGTTTCCACGGACCCATGCGGAGACGGTAGCCCGTCGCCGCGAACGCCTGAGCAGGGGCGCCGCTCGGGTCGTCAGAGGCGCTCGACGAGTTCGAGCAACGGCTCGCGATGATGTCGCAGCGGGCTGTTGCCGAGCGCCACCCACCGAGCGTTGTCGAGCACGCTGTTCGCCGGTCGCGGTGCCGGGCGCGGTGGGTCGAGCTCGTCGGTCGCGATCGGGCTGACGAGGCCGGGGTCGTAGCCGGAGGCTTCGAGGATCTCGGCGACGAACTCGTACCAGCTGACCGCGCCACCGTTGGTGAGGTGGAGCACGCCGCCCGGGCGTTGACCGGCGACGGCGACAAGGGCCTCGGCGAGGTCGGCGGTGAACGTCGGGCAGCCGCGCTGATCGTCGACGAACGCCATCGGGTTGCCGGCGGCCCCGAGCCGGCGGACGAGCTTGACCATGTTGTTGCCGTGTTCTCCGCACACCCACGACGCGCGCACGACGGTTGCGGCATCGCCCAACACGTCGCGAGCCGCGAGTTCACCGGCGAGCTTCGAGCGGCCGTAGACCGACTGTGGGTTCGTGGCGTCGTCGTCGCGGTACGGCCGGTCGAGGCGGCCGTCGAACACGTAGTCGGTGCTGATGTGGATCAGATGGGCGCCGACATCGGCACACGCCTGCGCGAGTCGGCGGACGCCGTACTCGTTCACCTCGTGTGCGGCCTCGACATCGGTTTCGCATGCGTCGACGGCGGTGTAGGCCGCGCAGTTGACCACCACGTCGGGGCGCGTCGCCGCGATCCCGTGCTCGACCGAGTCGGCGTCGGCGAGGTCGAGTTCGGC contains:
- a CDS encoding glycosyltransferase family 4 protein, with amino-acid sequence MSAPIRVAYAVEQCWHDTPGGTAVAALAVADELLRRDDVDLRFVAGKHPVPPRPPYVPGGPVAMLPLARPWLYEAWTRLNWPKVESVTGAVDVVHATGLIPAATASPLVVTLHDVAFVHSPEKFTKHGARVMQRSLAVMRRRAAKIVCSSQATFDDLVDLGVAADRLRLVPLGVDANVVIDDDAVARVRQALDLPERFVLFVGTIEPRKNLRRLSEAMAAIQRTCDDALPLVVCGADGWGDVEVSTDADVRFVGFRTDDELHALYAAATVFAYPSEREGFGLPVLEAMARGCPVVTSRGTSTEEVAGGAAVLVDPFDVESIEAGIATALDDSEAMVERGRRRAAEMTWGVAAERTLAVYREVAS
- a CDS encoding mismatch-specific DNA-glycosylase, with translation MGFTRAELESYIGSHVDDLVGPDLKLLFVGINPGLWTAATATHFAHPGNRFYPALSLAGIIERDIDRGRGMSDVDRRHLLERGIGITNVAHRATAKASELTADELREGGETLRRFVREHRPVVVAVAGITAFRTAFRQPRAVMGEQPDGFEGSSLWLVPNPSGLNAHETVETLAAKYAEAARAAGVI
- a CDS encoding PEP-utilizing enzyme, with translation MGPWKRVGEQSGDGVWVGTDASDRFPIYTRGNAGEVYPLVYRPLSFSIAQEASERAMRRAILTSGLIRPDELDGIPLSTAVGSGVFGGYAYLNLSIQRRAAARVPGGDALDADQGFLGAGDPPPHVPLPGEKNLRASLAGLRYILKLTGRTEIPELDADEAEIAEYLASVPDRETASDLELRGSSTAELIERFSGWFETHLVVSFGAGALMALLTQMCEKQLGDPTIATRLMSGLGDVDSAAPSAAMWDLGRMIRSSPTLTAHFDRGVAGIVERLRDDDAGDVAAFESRFGAFLDEFGSRGPNEWDTAFDTWETDPELALVLIDRMRLTDESHAPTVQHERLAAERAALEADVLSQLRWPTRKMFARVLRSARFHMQARERAKTTIVKAIHGARLGSQELDRRLAAKSGGERGDLWYLIEEELDDYVADPGSFSDTIAERRRVHAELAERIPPFYFDGTIPPISEWELRSNQLEPVVVGETITGLGGCAGVARGIARVVLHPGDPRGLEPGDVLVAPLTDPSWTPLFVPADAVVVDVGASMSHAVIVSRELGIPCAISVQDATRRIPDGALIEVDGGAGTVTIIALPD
- the rfbD gene encoding dTDP-4-dehydrorhamnose reductase codes for the protein MRVTVTGAAGQLGSDAVAAFTASGADVTGLARAELDLADADSVEHGIAATRPDVVVNCAAYTAVDACETDVEAAHEVNEYGVRRLAQACADVGAHLIHISTDYVFDGRLDRPYRDDDATNPQSVYGRSKLAGELAARDVLGDAATVVRASWVCGEHGNNMVKLVRRLGAAGNPMAFVDDQRGCPTFTADLAEALVAVAGQRPGGVLHLTNGGAVSWYEFVAEILEASGYDPGLVSPIATDELDPPRPAPRPANSVLDNARWVALGNSPLRHHREPLLELVERL